From Rhodovibrio salinarum DSM 9154:
CCTGATGCTGTTCGTCGTCCAGCGTGCCCGCCATCGTCCTGTGCCTGCTGTCGGGAGTCGCCACAGTCTTGTCCCGACACCCTAACCCTGGAAACGCTTAACTAAGTTTAGCGAGTGTACGCAGCACCGTAACCCGGGCCGTGATCATCGCCACCCCGGTGGTCGCCAGCGGCACGCCGGCGAGTGCGAACCATTGCAGTTGGCTCAGCGTCAACTCGGGCACGATCGCGCCGGTTTCCTGCCCGACCCATTGGGCGAGCGCCCCCAGCGTCGCCGCCGCCAGGCCGAGGCCAACCAGCCCCCCGGTCAGCCCGAGGCGCAGCGCATGGCGCTGGAACTGTCGGGCGACGTAGGCATCGTGCGCGCCGATCAGGTGCAACAGCTCGATCACATTGCGGTGAATCGACAGGCCGGTGCGGGTAACGAACACGACCGTCACCACTGCCGCCGCGCCGACCAACGCCACTACCAGCACCGCCAATAGCTGCAAGGTCCGCGCAACCTCCAGCAGCCGGCCCAGGGTGCGCTGGTGATCGTCGACCCGCGTGCCGCTGGCGGCTTCCGCCAGGCGGCGTTGCAGCGTGGCAAGTTCGGGCGTCCGGTCGGGGGCCACCTCGACCGCGATCAGCGCGGGCAGAGGCAGATCGGTGCTGCTCGCCGCCTCACCCAGCCAGGGGGCGAGCAGTTCGGTCATCTCCGCGCGTCCCAGCTGCTCTGCGCTGCGCACGCCTGGCGTCTGGCGCAGAACGTCCAGCACGGCGTCGACCCGCGCGGTCTGGCCGCTAGCCGCCGAATCCGCAGGTGGCGGGGGGATCTGCACCGTCAGTTTGCCGGCGAGCGCGGTATCCCAGGCCTGGCTGACGTTGGATACGGCGATCGCCGCGGCCAAGGCCAGGGTCGCCAGATACACCATGAAGGCGATCAGCCAGGGCAGGAAACGGGCGCTGGCATCCTTATTCAGTGGGACGTCGCGTTGGCGGGCGAGGATCACGGGGTGGGCCGGGCCTTTTCTGCGGAAGCGGGGTGACTGGGTTATGCGCCGACGCCCTGCGGCGTTTCGACGGGGGGGTGGGCGACCGCCGGATGGCGCGAGTCGCCGCCGGCCAGCCGGATCATCGGATGGCCGAAGCGCTCGATCAGGTTCTCGTTGTGGGTCGCGATCACCACCGTGGTGCCCATCTTGTTCAACTCCTCGAACAGATAGAGCAGGCGCAGCGCGATTCGGTCGTCGACGTTGCCGGTCGGCTCGTCGGCGAGCAGCAAACTGGGCCGCGCGATCACCGCGCGGGCGATCGCCACGCGTTGCTGCTGGCCGCCCGACAGGGTCGGGGGGAGTGCGTCCAGATAGTCGCCCAACCCGACCCAGGCGAGCAGCTCGCGCACGTGCTCGTCCAGGCCGCTGGTGTAGCGTCCGGCGACTCTAAGGGGCAGTGCCACGTTCTCGCGCGCGCTCAGGTGGTCGAGCAGACGAAAGTCCTGGAAGACCACGCCGATACGCCGGCGCATCAGGGCCTTGTCGCTTCGGCCAAGCTCCGAGATGTCACGGCCGAACAGGCTGATCCGTCCGCTGGTGGGCTTCTGCCACAGGTACATGAGCTGCAGCAGCGACGACTTGCCAGCTCCGGAGGCGCCGAGCACGAAATGGAAGGAGCCGGGCGGTAAGTTAAAGGTCGCGTCGCGTAGGACGGGCGCGTTCGGCCCGTAGCTGAAGCTGACCTGTTCGAAGCGGACCAACGCTTTCTACTCCCCGCGCGGCATGACGGCACCTTTGCTTGGGCGCGAGCATGCACGAGGGCTGG
This genomic window contains:
- a CDS encoding cell division protein FtsX, whose amino-acid sequence is MILARQRDVPLNKDASARFLPWLIAFMVYLATLALAAAIAVSNVSQAWDTALAGKLTVQIPPPPADSAASGQTARVDAVLDVLRQTPGVRSAEQLGRAEMTELLAPWLGEAASSTDLPLPALIAVEVAPDRTPELATLQRRLAEAASGTRVDDHQRTLGRLLEVARTLQLLAVLVVALVGAAAVVTVVFVTRTGLSIHRNVIELLHLIGAHDAYVARQFQRHALRLGLTGGLVGLGLAAATLGALAQWVGQETGAIVPELTLSQLQWFALAGVPLATTGVAMITARVTVLRTLAKLS
- a CDS encoding cell division ATP-binding protein FtsE, with product MVRFEQVSFSYGPNAPVLRDATFNLPPGSFHFVLGASGAGKSSLLQLMYLWQKPTSGRISLFGRDISELGRSDKALMRRRIGVVFQDFRLLDHLSARENVALPLRVAGRYTSGLDEHVRELLAWVGLGDYLDALPPTLSGGQQQRVAIARAVIARPSLLLADEPTGNVDDRIALRLLYLFEELNKMGTTVVIATHNENLIERFGHPMIRLAGGDSRHPAVAHPPVETPQGVGA